ATGAAGACGCTCGACGGCGGACGCATCGGGATCGCCGCCCAGGCCATCGGGATCGCGCGGGCGTCGCTCGAAGCCTCGCTCAAATATGCGCACGAGCGCCAGACCTTCGGCAGCCCGCTCGCCAGCTATCAGGCGATTCAGTGGAAACTCGCCGACATGGCGGTCGAGATCGACGCCGCCCGCCTCCTCACGCTGCAGGCCGCCGCGCGCAAGGACGCCGGCAAATCCTGCACGCGCGAGTCCGCGATGGCGAAACTGTTCGCCTCGGAAGCTGCCATGAAAGCCGCAATCGAAGCGGTCCAGATTCACGGCGGCTATGGCTATACTAAGGAGTTCAAGGTCGAGCGCTATTTTCGCGACGCCAAGATCACCGAGATTTACGAGGGCACCTCGGAAGTCCAACGCATGATCATCGCGGGACAGGTATTCCAGACCCGATAAAGACGGCATCCGCTTAGGAGACGATCGTGACGACAAAACAGGAATGGCTCGAAAAGACTTATCAACGCACCGCCGAGCGGCCCGTCCGCTTCACGACACTCTCCGACATGCCGATCGAGCCGTTATACACCGCCGAGGATTTGGCCTCCCATGAGGCGAACGGCAACGACGATGCGATCGGCTACCCAGGCCAGTTCCCCTACACGCGCGGAGTCTACGAGTCGATGTATCGCGGGCGGCTCTGGACGATGCGCCAGTTCGCGGGCTTTGGCCTCGCCGAGGAGACGAACGAGCGCTTCAAATTTTTACTGGCACAGGGTCAGGACGGACTCTCGACCGCCTTCGACATGCCGACGCTGATGGGCTACGACCCCGATCACGAACGCGCGATGGGCGAGGTCGGCCGCGAGGGCGTCTCGGTTTCCTCGGTGCATGACACCGCGCGCCTGTTCGATCAGATTCCGATCGGCAAGGTCTCGACCTCGATGACGGTCAACTGCTCGGCGTCGGTTCTGCTCGCCTCATACCTCGTCGTCGCCGAGCGCCAGGGCGTGCCCTGGGAGCAGGTCAGCGGCACGATCCAGAACGACATGCTCAAGGAATTCATCGCGCAGAAGGAGTGGATCTGCCCGCCCGCGCCGTCGCTGCGAATCGTGACCGACATGGTCGAGTTTTGCGCGAAAAAAGCTCCGCGCTTTCATCCGGTCTCGATCTCCGGCTACCACATCCGCGAGGCTGGCTCGACCGCGGTGCAGGAGCTCGCCTTCACGATCGCCGATGGCCTCTGCTACGTGCAGGACGCGGTCGAGCGCGGAATGAACGTCGATGAGTTCGCGCCGCGGCTCTCTTTTTTCTGGGACCTGCACAATGATTTTCTTGAAGAGATCGCCAAGCTGCGCGCCGGCCGCCGGATGTGGGCGCGGCTGATGCGCGCGCGCTTCGGCGCCAAGAATCCCAAATCCATGATGCTGCGGACGCACGCGCAGACCGCCGGCGTTTCGCTGACCGCGCAGCAGCCGATGAACAACGTCGTCCGCGTCGCAATTCAGGCGCTGGCCGGCGTCCTCGGCGGCGTCCAGTCGCTGCATACCAACTCGATGGACGAGACCCTCGCCCTGCCGACCGAGCAGTCGGTAATGGTCGCGCTGCGCACCCAGCAGATCATCGCGGAAGAGACCGGTATCACCAATACGATCGACCCCTTCGGCGGCAGCTACGCGATAGAAACCCTCACCGACAAGATGGAAGCCGAGGCGCTCGAATACATCCGCAAGATCGACGAGATGGGCGGGATGCTCAAGGCGATCGACCGCGGCTATCCGCAACGCGAAATTGCCGAGGCCGCCTTCAACTATCAGCGCCAGCTCGAGCAAGGCGTCAAGACGGTGGTAGGGGTCAACAAGTACACCATTCCCGAAGAGATCCCGATCGCGACGCTGAAGATTCATCATGCGCTCGAAGAACGGCAGATTCAGCGCACCCGCCAGATGAAGCGCGAGCGCAACAGCGTCGCGCACAGAGAGGCCTTGAAGCGCGTCGCCGAGGCCTGCCGCTCCGGTGAAAATCTGATGGAACCGATTTGCGAGGCGGTGCGCCGCGACGCGACGGTCGGCGAAATCAGCGACATCTACCGCGCCGAGTTCGGCGTCTACAAAGACCCGGGCTGGATCTAGACCGGACTGGATATTAAGAGCGGGACTGGATTTTAATAAAGTGGCAGACAAACGATTACGAATTCTGGTGGCGAAGCCGGGCCTCGACGGCCACGATCGCGGAGCCAAGATTATTGCGCGCGCGCTGCGCGACGGCGGCTTCGAGGTGATCTACACAGGACTGCATCAGACGCCCGAGATGATCGCCGAGGCCGCGGTGCAGGAAGACGTTGATGCGATCGGGCTCAGCATCCTCTCCGGCGCGCATATGACGCTCTTCCCCGAGGTCATGCGCCTCCTCAAGGCCAAGGGCGTGGACGACGTCGCGATTTTCGGCGGCGGCATCATCCCCGACGAAGATTCGGCCAAGCTCAAGACTCTCGGGGTGAAAGAAATCTTCACGCCCGGCGCGTCCACCGAAGACATCGTCAAATGGGTGAATGAAAACGTTCACCCGCGCGCCTAGGCCCATGCCGTATCAGGATAGGCCCGTGCGGCGACGGGGTTTGGTCTCCTGATGGACTTCGAGCTGACCGCTGAGCAGCGACAAATTCGCGAAACATTGGCGGTCTTCGCCGAGCGCGAGATCAAGCCGCACGCCAGGCAGTGGGACAACGACGCGAGCTTCCCGCGCCACGTCGTCGCGCAACTGGGCGAGCTCGGCTTCCTCGGGGTTTCGTTTCCGGAAAAGTACGGCGGCGGTGGCGCGGACACGCTCTCTCAAGTCGTGGTCGTCGAGGGTTTGGCGCGCTATGACGCCGGGCTCGCGCTCTCGTGCGCCGCGCATATGTCGCTGTCGTCGGGGCACATCGCGCTGTTCGCCAGCGAGGAGCAGCGCGCGCACTACTTGCCCGATCTGGTTGCCGCCAGAAAACTCGGCGCCTGGTGCCTGACCGAGCCGAGCTCGGG
The Candidatus Binataceae bacterium genome window above contains:
- a CDS encoding methylmalonyl-CoA mutase family protein, which gives rise to MTTKQEWLEKTYQRTAERPVRFTTLSDMPIEPLYTAEDLASHEANGNDDAIGYPGQFPYTRGVYESMYRGRLWTMRQFAGFGLAEETNERFKFLLAQGQDGLSTAFDMPTLMGYDPDHERAMGEVGREGVSVSSVHDTARLFDQIPIGKVSTSMTVNCSASVLLASYLVVAERQGVPWEQVSGTIQNDMLKEFIAQKEWICPPAPSLRIVTDMVEFCAKKAPRFHPVSISGYHIREAGSTAVQELAFTIADGLCYVQDAVERGMNVDEFAPRLSFFWDLHNDFLEEIAKLRAGRRMWARLMRARFGAKNPKSMMLRTHAQTAGVSLTAQQPMNNVVRVAIQALAGVLGGVQSLHTNSMDETLALPTEQSVMVALRTQQIIAEETGITNTIDPFGGSYAIETLTDKMEAEALEYIRKIDEMGGMLKAIDRGYPQREIAEAAFNYQRQLEQGVKTVVGVNKYTIPEEIPIATLKIHHALEERQIQRTRQMKRERNSVAHREALKRVAEACRSGENLMEPICEAVRRDATVGEISDIYRAEFGVYKDPGWI
- a CDS encoding cobalamin B12-binding domain-containing protein; translated protein: MADKRLRILVAKPGLDGHDRGAKIIARALRDGGFEVIYTGLHQTPEMIAEAAVQEDVDAIGLSILSGAHMTLFPEVMRLLKAKGVDDVAIFGGGIIPDEDSAKLKTLGVKEIFTPGASTEDIVKWVNENVHPRA